A part of Desulfobacter sp. genomic DNA contains:
- a CDS encoding ABC transporter ATP-binding protein: MLEIRGAAKAFGQHIVFSDFDLKIEPGRFTVLVGPSGCGKSTLLDGLTGVTALNRGKISWKGNPLANLRDHAAYMQQKDLLLPWLTLMENSLLPVRTGKSKRNDGREEAATLFEKLGLKGFGGHYPDQVSGGMRQRCALVRTLMFDRELILLDEPLSALDAITRRELQKLLLMLQSEFNKTILMITHDIEEALLLGDEILLLGHRPMAVADRFTPGQAKPRDFKHPELLNIKARVLDRLQGDIRREAV, encoded by the coding sequence ATGCTTGAGATTCGCGGTGCGGCAAAAGCCTTTGGCCAACACATTGTATTCTCGGATTTCGATCTGAAAATCGAGCCGGGCCGGTTTACGGTCCTGGTAGGGCCGTCGGGATGCGGGAAATCCACGCTGCTTGACGGGCTCACCGGGGTGACGGCACTGAACCGGGGTAAGATATCCTGGAAGGGGAACCCCCTGGCCAATCTCCGTGACCATGCCGCATACATGCAGCAAAAAGATCTCCTGCTGCCCTGGCTGACCCTGATGGAAAACAGCCTGCTGCCGGTACGGACCGGTAAATCCAAAAGAAATGACGGCCGGGAAGAGGCGGCAACCCTCTTTGAAAAACTGGGGTTGAAGGGCTTTGGGGGACACTACCCGGACCAGGTATCCGGGGGCATGCGCCAGCGCTGTGCCCTGGTGCGGACCCTGATGTTTGACCGTGAGCTGATCCTTTTGGACGAACCCCTCTCCGCCCTGGACGCCATCACCCGCCGGGAGCTTCAAAAGCTGCTGCTCATGCTGCAGTCGGAATTCAATAAGACCATTCTCATGATCACCCACGATATTGAAGAGGCCCTTCTGCTGGGTGACGAGATCCTTCTGCTGGGACACCGGCCCATGGCCGTGGCCGACAGGTTCACCCCCGGGCAGGCCAAGCCCAGGGATTTCAAGCACCCTGAACTTTTGAACATCAAGGCCCGTGTGCTGGACCGCCTCCAGGGGGATATCCGCCGTGAAGCGGTCTAA
- a CDS encoding ABC transporter permease — protein MDVPVFILPLPSQILKIALSKAGLIAPHALTTLAEILLGIGLALVTAVPLAILMFAHPGLERGLAPFLVASQAVPVFALAPLLVVWLGYGMASKVFMAWIIIFFPICISLLSGLKSCDPEYRVLFSLMGATFIQKLRLLYWPWALPQFFAGLKVGVTVATIGAVIGEWVGAQQGLGYLMIQSNARLQTGLVFAAILWLTLMGLGLWTLVGIIEKKIVKWKG, from the coding sequence ATGGATGTGCCGGTATTCATCCTGCCCCTGCCCTCCCAGATTTTAAAAATCGCCCTGTCAAAGGCGGGCCTGATCGCCCCCCATGCCCTCACCACCCTGGCGGAGATCCTTTTGGGCATCGGCCTGGCCCTTGTTACGGCTGTTCCCCTGGCCATTCTCATGTTCGCCCACCCCGGCCTGGAGCGCGGTCTGGCCCCGTTTCTGGTGGCCTCCCAGGCCGTACCGGTGTTCGCCCTGGCCCCCCTGCTGGTGGTCTGGCTGGGCTACGGCATGGCCTCCAAGGTCTTTATGGCCTGGATCATCATCTTCTTTCCCATCTGCATCAGCCTGCTCTCGGGCCTGAAAAGCTGCGATCCCGAATACCGGGTGCTTTTCAGCCTCATGGGCGCCACCTTCATCCAGAAACTGCGCCTGCTGTACTGGCCCTGGGCCCTGCCCCAGTTTTTCGCAGGACTGAAGGTCGGCGTGACCGTGGCCACCATCGGGGCCGTGATCGGAGAATGGGTGGGGGCCCAGCAGGGCCTGGGGTATCTCATGATCCAGTCCAACGCCCGGCTCCAGACCGGCCTTGTTTTTGCCGCCATCCTCTGGCTGACCCTGATGGGGCTGGGCCTCTGGACTCTGGTGGGTATCATCGAAAAAAAAATTGTTAAATGGAAAGGATAA